Genomic DNA from Clavibacter michiganensis:
ACCGTCGTGAACGCGGAGGCCAAGCGCCTCCTGCTCGGCCTCGCGTTCGACGCCGGCTTCGGGCGCGTCAAGCTGCAGGCCGACGCGCGCAACGGCCACTCGCGGGCCGCCATCCTCAAGCTCGGCGCGACGTTCGAGGGCGTGTGCCGACGCGACCAGCGGCGCGCGGACGGCACCTGGCGCGACGCCGCGATCCACTCGATCCTCGCCGACGAGTGGCCCGCCGTCCGCGCCGGCCTCGACGCGCGGATCGCGGCCCACGAGGGACGCCCGGTCCTGTTCCGCACGCCGCCCGCGAGCTGAGGCGACGCGCGGCCGCCACCGAGCGCGGGCCCGACGAACGCGCGACCGCGCGTCGGGCCCTGCTCCCAGGCGCCGGACCCGGGTCGGCTCCTGGTGTGCTCGTGTCGCATCGCCGGGGCGTCGCGTTCCGGCAGTGCCACACGAGGTCCCCATGGACGGGCATCCGATCGGGACTGGTGCGAACGTAGCCCCTCGGGGGCAGAAGCGCCAGGCGCGGCGCGGACGGGGGCGCCGCTCCCCGCCGGCGTCCGTCACGGGCGCCGGATGACGGCGGTCTAGGCCGCGTCCGCCTCGGTCGCGAGCGGGCCGGGCAGGGGCGGAGCGGCGGACCCTCCGCCCGCGTCCTCTGCGGGACGGACGCTCGTGACGCGGATCGAGTGCACGTGCAGCCGCGCGTCCTCCGGCCCCTCGGCCACGCGGATCACGCCGGGTCCGCGGCGCATCTGGACGTCGACGGCCAGCGTCCGGCGGGTCGCGCCCTCGACGAGCGGCGGGTAGCGCACGGTGCGGGTCTGCGCGCGGTCGAGCGCGAAGCCGAGGGCGAGCGGGGTGGATGCGCGGTGGTCGTAGGTGACGGCGACGGAGTGGGGGCCGTCGTGCTCGGCGACCACGGCGAAGTCGAGGTAGCTGCGGCTGCCGGGATCGGCGTCCGCGGGCGGAGGAGGTGCGCTGGCGTGGACGCGGCGGGCGTCGACGGCGGGGTAGCAGCGGACGTGGGGGATGGAGTGCCTCCGGGAGGTGCACATCGGTGTGACGGGACGCAGCGTCGGGACCGGCCGGGAAGCCGTGCCCGGTCCTGCGGGGCGGCGCGTCGGGCCGGGGGAGGCGGCGGCGCGTGCATCGGTGACCAGCTCGCGCACCTGACGTTCGGACGTCGGCGGCGCGTCGTGCGGCCCCGGCGATGCGGGGCGACGCGCTCACCATACGGCGTCGGGGCGCGCGGCGTGCGGGAAGCGCCCCCCGTCCCCGCGCGCCGCCTCGCGGGGTGTACCGTGCGCTGTCCCGTGGGGCCGCATCCCTCGTGCGGCGGGAGCGTCCCCCGTGCGGCGGACGCGACCGCGGCGGCCTCCTCCCTACCGTGGAGGGGACGACGCGACGACGGGAGACGCACGATGCAGAGCAGGTGGGCGGCCATGGTGTTCGGCGACCGGGAGGATCCGCGCGCGCGGCTGCACGCGGTCTTCGGCGGGCCGGCCGCCCGGAGCGGGCAGCCGCCGCTCGCCGCGCTGGAGTGGGCGGCGCGGACGCTCACCGAGGTCGACCCGGCGCGCGGGGTCGACCCCGTGACGGCGACCCGGCTCCTGCGTCGGGCCGAGCCGCGGCTGACGCTCAAGTCGGGCGCGTTCCTCGCGCGGCACGCCGTCGCGCGCCGCCGACCCGCGTGACGACCCGCGTGACGACCCGCGGATCCCTCCACCACGTGGAGCTGCAGGTGCGCGACCTCGATGCGGCGCTCGCCTCCTGGGGCTGGATCCTCGGCGAGCTCGGCTACGCGGAGGACGCCAGCTGGGCCGACGGCCGGAGCCTCCGCCTCGGCGACGCGTACCTCGTGATCGCCCGGGCCCCGCGCGACGCCCCGCACGACCGACGCACGGCGGGCCTCAGCCACCTCGCGTTCCACGCGGGATCCGCCGCCGACGTCGACCGGCTCTGGGCCGACGCGCCCGACCACGGCTGGGCGCGCCTCTACGCGGACCGCCACCCGTTCGCGGGCGGGCCCGACCACCGCGCCGCGTTCCTGGAAGACGGCGAGCGGTTCAAGATCGAGCTCGTCGCGGACGCGTAGCCGCCCGGCCGTCGACGCCCGTCGCCCCGCGCCTGCGACTCGAGTCGCAACCCGGGTGCCGACTCCCGCGCCCTGTGCGGGAGCGGCCCAGACGGGAGCGTTGCAGGCATGGACACGACACCCCGCTCCACCCCCGCCGCCCCGACCCGCGGCCGCCGCTCCCGGCGCCTCGCCGCGACCGTCGGCGCGCTCGCCCTGGCCGTCGCCCTCCCGCTCGCCGCGGGCGCCGCCACGACCGCGACCCCCGCGGATCCGTCGCCCCCAGCCCCGCCGCAGCACCAGCAGGGCGGCCACGACCTCACGAAGGACGACCTCGACGCCTGGCTCGACGGCGTCGTCGGCTCCGCGCTGCCGACCACCGGGATCCCCGGCGCCGCCGTCGCGGTCGTCGCCGACGGCCAGGTGCTCACCTCCCGCGGCTACGGCCTCGCCGACACGGGCACCGAGGGCTCGCCCGCCCGGCCGGTGGATCCCGACGACACCCTCTTCCGCGTCGGCTCCGTGAGCAAGGTGGTCTCCGCCACCGCCGTCATGCAGCTCGTAGAGGAGGGCCGCCTCGACCTCGACGCCGACGTGCAGCAGTACCTCGACTTCGACCTCGACACCCCGAAGGGCGCCGTAACGCTGCGCCACCTCCTCACCCACACGTCCGGATTCGAGGAGGTCATCACGGGCCTCATCGGCCTGCCCGGCAGCGAGCGCGCCCTCGGCGACGTGATGAGGACGGATCCGCCGGAGCAGGTCTTCGTCCCCGGCACCACGCCCGCGTACTCGAACTACGGCGCCAGCCTCGCCGGGTACGTCGCCGAGCGCGTCGCCGGGAAGCCCTTCGTCGACCTCGTGCAGCAGGAGGTGCTCGACCGCGCCGGGATGACCTCGTCGTCCTTCGCGCAGCCGCTCCCCGCCGACCTCGACGCGCGCCTCGCGAAGGGCTACCCCGACGACTCCCAGCCCTCCTACCCGACGGAGGTCGTCAACGCGGCACCGGCCGGCGCGCTCTCCGCGACCGCGACCGACATGGCCCGCTTCATGCTCGGGCACCTCGGCGACCTGCCCGACGAGCAGGCGCTCCTGGATCCCGCCACCCTCGAAGAGATGCACCGCCCGGCCCTCGGCGCCGACCAGCTCGGCACCCTCGCCGCCGGCCAGCGCATGGACCTCGCCTTCTTCGACGACAGCACGCCGGGCGTCCCGGCCTTCGGCCACGACGGCGACACCAACGTCTTCCACACGGCGATGCGCATGTTCCCGGAGAGCGACGCCGGCATCTTCGTGACCTTCAACGGCAACGGCCGCGACGCCGTCGACACCCTCGAGCTCCGCACGACCGTGCTGCAGGGCTTCGCGGACCGGTACCTGCGCGCCGACGACGGCACCGCCGGATCCACCGCCGCGCCGACGGGCGACCCCGAGGCCGCCGCCGCGCTCGCCGGCACCTGGCTCTCCTCCCGCTCCCCGTTCTCCAACCCGGGTGCGCTGCTCATCCTCAGCGGGCAGACGGAGATTGTCCCGCGCGCCGACGGCACCATCGCGGTCACCCCGAAGCCGCTCGGCGTCACGACGGGCGTCTACGAGAAGGCGGGCGACGACCTGTGGCGCGAGGTGGGCGGCGACGCCGTGCTCGCGACCCGCGCCTCCGCCGACGGCGGACCGGTCGACGCGATCTCCTGGGGCGCGTCCTTCACGCTGCTCCGGGCCGAGCCGTGGCAGGTCGCGTCCGTCGCGATGCCCCTGCTGCTCGCGTCGATCGCCGTGCTGCTGGTCTCGGTGATCGTCTGGCCGGCCACCGCGATCGCCGGGATCGGTCGCCGCCGGTCGGCCCGCGCCGACGCCGCCGTCCCCGCCGCGCCGCGTCCCCGCCGCAGCCGCGCCCACCTGCTCTCCCGCATCGGCCAGGCCGTGACGCTCGTGGCGCTCCTCGGCTGGACGGCCGCGGCCGTCCAGGCCCTGTCCTTCGTCGACGTCCCCGCCGGCGCGCTCCGCACCCTGCAGGGGCTGCAGATCCTCGGCGCCCTCGCGGTGATCCCCGCCGCGCTCGCCGCGTGGCAGGCCGTGCGGACGCGGCGCGGTGCCTGGATCGTCGCCGGACGGATCCTCGTGCTCCTCGCGCTGATCGCCGTCGCCGCCTTCGCGGTCGGCTTCCGGCTGCTCGCGCCGAGCGTGAGCTACTGATGCGCGGCGACGCGGGCGACGACGCGGGCGACGGCGTCGGCCGGCCGGCCTGGCATGCTCGGAGCGTGACCCACCCGATGCCCGCCGCCTCGGCCGCGAGCGCCCGCGTCGCCGTCCGTCCCCGCGGGGCGCTCGCCGAGGGGATCCGCGCCGGCCTCTCCCGCATCGGGATCCGCACCGACGCGGGCCGGGACGCCGCGGCCGCCGCGGCCTGGGCGCTCCTCACGGTGCTGCTCCTCGGCGTGCTCGCCGCGCTCGTCTGGGCGGACGGCACCTCGCGCAGCATGTCCCCGGCGCAGGGCGCGCTCATCGCGATCCTCGCGGTCGCGCAGTGCGCGCCCCTCGCGTTCCGCCGCCGGCACCCGCGCTCGACGCTCCTCGCGGTGTCGCTCCTCCAAGGGGCGCTCGTCGCGGTGATCCCGCCCCACTTCGGGTTCTGGGCGGCCGCGCCCGTCGTCGCGGCCTACACGGTCGCGGCGCTCCTGCCGCCGGCCTCCGCGATCCGCCTCGTGGCCGCCGCCATCGGCATCGAGGCCGTCGGCGCCTACCTGGCCGCCACCGGCCAGGTCAGGGCGCTGCTCGTGCCCACGGCCGTGCACGCCGGGCTCAGCGTCGACACGGTCATCGCGGCCGTGTCGATCCTCGTCAGCGGCCTGCTCATCGCCGCCGCGAGCGCCGCCGTCGGCTCCTGGGTCGCGCTCCGCCGCCGTCACGACGGGGACGTGCTCGCGCGGGCGGCCGAGACCCTCGAGCACCAGGCCGCGCTCAGCAGGGCCGCGGTCGCCGCCGAGCGCACCCGCATGGCCCGCGAGCTGCACGACGTGGCCGCGCACCACCTCACGGCGCTCGTCGTGCAGGCCGGCGCGGCCGAGCGCCTGGTCGACCGCGACCCGGAGCGCGCCAAGGACTCCCTCCGCGGGATCCGCCTCCAGGGCCGCGAGACGCTGGACGCGCTGCGCTCCATCGTCGGGATCCTCCGCCAGGGCGCCGACGGCGAGGGCGGCGGCGCGGCCGGCACCGCCCCCG
This window encodes:
- a CDS encoding VOC family protein; translation: MTTRVTTRGSLHHVELQVRDLDAALASWGWILGELGYAEDASWADGRSLRLGDAYLVIARAPRDAPHDRRTAGLSHLAFHAGSAADVDRLWADAPDHGWARLYADRHPFAGGPDHRAAFLEDGERFKIELVADA
- a CDS encoding serine hydrolase domain-containing protein, producing the protein MDTTPRSTPAAPTRGRRSRRLAATVGALALAVALPLAAGAATTATPADPSPPAPPQHQQGGHDLTKDDLDAWLDGVVGSALPTTGIPGAAVAVVADGQVLTSRGYGLADTGTEGSPARPVDPDDTLFRVGSVSKVVSATAVMQLVEEGRLDLDADVQQYLDFDLDTPKGAVTLRHLLTHTSGFEEVITGLIGLPGSERALGDVMRTDPPEQVFVPGTTPAYSNYGASLAGYVAERVAGKPFVDLVQQEVLDRAGMTSSSFAQPLPADLDARLAKGYPDDSQPSYPTEVVNAAPAGALSATATDMARFMLGHLGDLPDEQALLDPATLEEMHRPALGADQLGTLAAGQRMDLAFFDDSTPGVPAFGHDGDTNVFHTAMRMFPESDAGIFVTFNGNGRDAVDTLELRTTVLQGFADRYLRADDGTAGSTAAPTGDPEAAAALAGTWLSSRSPFSNPGALLILSGQTEIVPRADGTIAVTPKPLGVTTGVYEKAGDDLWREVGGDAVLATRASADGGPVDAISWGASFTLLRAEPWQVASVAMPLLLASIAVLLVSVIVWPATAIAGIGRRRSARADAAVPAAPRPRRSRAHLLSRIGQAVTLVALLGWTAAAVQALSFVDVPAGALRTLQGLQILGALAVIPAALAAWQAVRTRRGAWIVAGRILVLLALIAVAAFAVGFRLLAPSVSY
- a CDS encoding sensor histidine kinase, giving the protein MTHPMPAASAASARVAVRPRGALAEGIRAGLSRIGIRTDAGRDAAAAAAWALLTVLLLGVLAALVWADGTSRSMSPAQGALIAILAVAQCAPLAFRRRHPRSTLLAVSLLQGALVAVIPPHFGFWAAAPVVAAYTVAALLPPASAIRLVAAAIGIEAVGAYLAATGQVRALLVPTAVHAGLSVDTVIAAVSILVSGLLIAAASAAVGSWVALRRRHDGDVLARAAETLEHQAALSRAAVAAERTRMARELHDVAAHHLTALVVQAGAAERLVDRDPERAKDSLRGIRLQGRETLDALRSIVGILRQGADGEGGGAAGTAPVPGLADLPELVEAARTAGTEVEERATGAAPALAPLADVTAYRTVQESLANARRHAPGSAVTLTTEAGPARIALTIENALPAAASATAPGYGLVGMRERAALVGGRLEAGPTGSGTWRVRLELPVEPVPAPRADA